The following proteins come from a genomic window of Lachnoclostridium phytofermentans ISDg:
- a CDS encoding ABC transporter ATP-binding protein — MSRKEIEYEKSIHGSVFLRLMKYATPYFPMMILAFILVLALTGLELLRPALIGRVVDLFKVDGTLDEIKFIAVIYGAALVLSFVFNILQTWILQLTGQNIIYNIRQELFEHIHKLSLRFFDITPVGKIVTRVTNDVEALHEMYANILVKLLKNIVKIIGLAIVMLFMNVRIALFGFSLLPLIIGLTWIFKRTSRLTYRITRTKITAINTYLSEHLSGMKLIQIFAREKEKNAEFGQKSKGLYRANYREMMVFAIFRPLMYILSIIALVIIVAVGGDSVLKGTVTVGTLITFIQYISLFFEPIQELAEQFGTLQSAMASAEKIFTILDEPIIVKNPENPTLVEEIKGRIEFEHVWFAYEGENWILKDVSFVIEPGQSVAFVGATGAGKSSILNLIGRYYDIQQGRILVDGIDIKELKTEDLRKAIGQVQQDVFIFTGDVMSNIRLKSDTITEEEAIKAAKYVNADHFIENLNNTYYEAVTERGATFSAGQRQLLSFARTLAYNPSILVMDEATANIDTETEQLIQEALEKLMQGRTTIMVAHRLSTIQHANKIIVMHKGELREMGTHQELLENNGIYKKLYELQLAGEH, encoded by the coding sequence ATGAGTCGAAAAGAAATAGAATACGAAAAATCAATTCATGGAAGTGTGTTCCTCCGCTTAATGAAGTATGCAACTCCATATTTTCCTATGATGATTCTGGCATTTATTCTGGTGTTGGCATTAACAGGGCTTGAATTATTACGTCCTGCCTTGATTGGCCGAGTAGTTGATTTGTTTAAGGTGGATGGAACCTTGGATGAAATTAAGTTCATAGCTGTTATATACGGTGCTGCCTTAGTATTGAGTTTTGTATTTAACATTTTACAAACATGGATCTTACAGCTTACCGGACAAAACATCATCTATAATATACGTCAGGAGCTATTTGAGCACATTCACAAACTTTCATTACGTTTTTTTGATATCACGCCAGTAGGTAAGATTGTTACCAGAGTGACCAATGACGTAGAAGCACTGCATGAAATGTATGCGAATATTCTAGTCAAACTCTTAAAGAATATAGTAAAAATCATCGGTTTAGCCATCGTTATGCTTTTTATGAATGTACGGATTGCATTGTTTGGATTTAGCTTATTACCACTTATCATTGGTTTAACCTGGATTTTTAAAAGAACATCTAGATTAACTTATCGTATTACTAGAACGAAGATAACGGCAATCAATACCTATTTATCTGAACATTTATCTGGTATGAAGTTAATACAGATATTTGCAAGAGAAAAAGAAAAAAATGCAGAGTTTGGGCAAAAGAGCAAAGGATTATATCGTGCGAATTACCGTGAAATGATGGTATTTGCAATCTTTCGTCCATTGATGTATATCTTATCTATTATTGCCTTAGTAATTATTGTGGCTGTTGGCGGTGATAGTGTATTAAAGGGTACAGTTACTGTTGGGACCTTGATTACGTTTATTCAGTACATCTCTTTATTTTTTGAGCCAATACAGGAACTTGCAGAACAGTTTGGTACACTGCAGTCTGCCATGGCTTCCGCGGAGAAGATATTTACTATATTGGATGAACCGATAATTGTAAAGAATCCTGAGAATCCGACTTTGGTGGAAGAAATCAAAGGGCGCATCGAGTTTGAGCATGTTTGGTTTGCGTACGAAGGGGAGAACTGGATTCTCAAAGATGTTAGCTTTGTAATTGAACCTGGGCAAAGTGTAGCCTTTGTTGGTGCAACGGGTGCAGGAAAATCTTCTATTTTAAACTTAATCGGAAGATATTATGACATTCAACAAGGACGTATTCTTGTAGATGGCATAGATATCAAGGAGTTAAAAACAGAAGATTTGCGTAAGGCGATTGGACAAGTACAGCAGGATGTGTTTATCTTTACTGGCGATGTTATGAGTAATATTCGTTTGAAGAGCGACACGATAACGGAAGAGGAGGCGATTAAAGCTGCAAAGTATGTAAACGCAGATCACTTTATTGAGAACTTAAATAACACTTATTATGAAGCAGTTACGGAACGAGGAGCAACATTTTCCGCAGGTCAGCGTCAGTTGCTATCCTTTGCAAGAACGCTAGCCTATAATCCTTCGATCTTAGTTATGGACGAAGCAACCGCAAATATTGATACGGAAACAGAACAATTAATCCAAGAAGCATTAGAAAAATTAATGCAAGGAAGAACAACTATTATGGTCGCCCATCGCTTATCAACCATACAGCATGCGAATAAAATTATCGTAATGCATAAGGGAGAGCTAAGAGAAATGGGAACTCATCAAGAGTTATTAGAGAATAATGGTATTTATAAGAAATTATATGAGTTACAATTAGCAGGAGAGCATTAA
- a CDS encoding metal ABC transporter permease, with the protein MMEKLVYYFEFPFVRYALLVGVLISLCTSLLGVPLVLKRYSMIGDGLSHVAFGATAIAAIFHITTNVYITLPITVICAVLLIRNGENKRIKGDASIAMLSVGALAIGYLFLNIFSTSTNLSGDVCSTLFGSTSILTLSKTDVVLSMVLSVVVLLVFTIFYNKIFVITFDESFSKATGVKTGVYNLMLAIITAIVIVLAMNLVGALLISALIIFPATSSMKVFKSFRTVILSSAIIAVLCATLGILTSILLGTPVGSTIVAANIIVFVCIEIMTRSFKIIKG; encoded by the coding sequence ATGATGGAAAAACTAGTGTACTATTTTGAATTCCCCTTTGTGAGATATGCGCTTTTGGTTGGGGTATTAATATCACTTTGTACTTCTTTACTGGGGGTTCCGCTGGTATTAAAGAGATATTCTATGATTGGAGATGGGCTGTCCCATGTAGCATTTGGAGCGACTGCAATTGCTGCAATATTTCATATCACAACGAATGTTTACATTACTTTGCCAATCACAGTGATTTGCGCAGTCTTATTAATACGAAACGGAGAAAACAAAAGAATTAAGGGTGATGCATCGATAGCTATGTTGTCGGTGGGAGCGCTTGCAATAGGATATCTTTTCTTGAATATATTCTCTACATCAACAAATTTGTCAGGAGATGTTTGCAGTACCTTGTTTGGTTCGACTTCTATTCTAACATTATCAAAGACAGATGTTGTTTTATCGATGGTACTGTCAGTCGTTGTTTTATTGGTATTTACTATATTTTATAATAAAATCTTTGTAATTACATTTGATGAAAGTTTTTCTAAGGCGACCGGAGTAAAAACTGGTGTTTACAACCTAATGTTAGCAATTATAACCGCCATCGTTATTGTTCTTGCGATGAATCTTGTTGGTGCATTGTTGATATCAGCATTAATTATTTTTCCGGCAACTTCTTCGATGAAGGTATTTAAAAGTTTTCGTACTGTTATCCTAAGTTCTGCAATCATTGCAGTATTATGTGCAACTCTTGGGATACTTACTTCGATTCTCTTAGGAACACCAGTAGGATCAACAATTGTAGCAGCCAATATTATAGTTTTTGTGTGTATAGAGATTATGACACGATCTTTTAAAATTATTAAAGGATAA
- a CDS encoding methyl-accepting chemotaxis protein, translated as MFNTIRKKLIAGFSLILIIIIASTVYNMYIYNNSRTHIISIRENAVTSYKYASEMKNNVIQVGQFLTDVSASKDTAQLKEAEEQYNSYKSNSEELASLNPEYTDQLNALNIEVDKFYTIGKEMADTYVKSGHEVGNIMMVDFDKAADKIYAEVDEIQKKSEAAMDDSLMTIQMHMDMNQNISTVLAIITIIIALLTAILLAGSITKPINNLLEIFKDLERGQGDLTSRINIKSKDELSRLARSFNTFMDSLESMMINIKKNSVRVSQGSELLSEGGMQTSSGVVTINTHMEKMVKDTQIINTSINQITDSIYEMTQASQDSANDAQRISVEVDRVNMLAQESGKLALDTKLEMENTEKISSYTIDIAEKLGNEAEEIGKIIGTIKSITDQTNMLALNAAIEAARAGEHGRGFSVVAEEIRNLAESNSQSAKTIEDIVKNIQDMIQKTMAATMDVGGDIKRSSTMVENVYTQLNHIIDGVKNINNRIQNIAAITEEQSASTEELSATMESINDSNTAITSAMQEVAASISTQTDTITGLSTTASDLNESAKQLNELVSKFKFRES; from the coding sequence ATGTTTAATACGATACGAAAAAAACTTATTGCGGGGTTTTCTTTAATATTGATTATTATAATAGCTAGCACTGTATATAACATGTACATATACAATAATAGCAGGACACATATCATATCAATCAGAGAAAATGCTGTTACAAGCTATAAGTACGCAAGTGAAATGAAAAACAATGTTATTCAGGTAGGGCAGTTTTTAACTGATGTGAGTGCATCAAAAGATACGGCTCAATTAAAAGAAGCTGAAGAACAGTATAATAGCTATAAAAGTAATTCTGAGGAGCTTGCTAGTTTAAATCCTGAGTATACAGATCAGCTGAATGCATTAAATATTGAGGTTGATAAGTTTTATACTATCGGCAAAGAAATGGCAGATACTTATGTTAAAAGTGGTCATGAAGTTGGAAATATAATGATGGTTGATTTTGACAAAGCAGCCGACAAGATATATGCTGAAGTTGATGAAATTCAGAAGAAAAGTGAAGCTGCCATGGACGATAGCTTAATGACTATTCAAATGCATATGGATATGAACCAAAATATATCTACTGTTTTAGCGATAATAACTATAATTATAGCACTCTTAACAGCAATACTGCTTGCTGGAAGTATTACCAAGCCTATAAATAATCTACTTGAGATATTTAAGGATCTTGAGAGAGGTCAAGGTGATCTAACAAGCAGAATTAATATAAAATCAAAAGATGAACTTTCTAGGTTGGCACGTTCCTTTAATACATTTATGGACAGTCTAGAGAGCATGATGATAAATATAAAGAAGAATTCTGTTAGAGTATCACAAGGCTCTGAACTATTGAGTGAAGGTGGCATGCAGACTTCTTCTGGTGTTGTTACGATTAATACTCATATGGAAAAAATGGTGAAGGACACGCAAATAATAAACACTTCAATCAACCAGATTACGGATAGCATATATGAGATGACACAGGCTTCTCAGGATTCGGCTAATGATGCGCAGCGAATTAGTGTAGAGGTTGATAGGGTAAATATGCTTGCCCAAGAGAGTGGAAAGTTAGCACTGGATACAAAACTTGAAATGGAGAATACTGAGAAAATCTCGTCCTACACAATTGACATAGCTGAAAAGCTAGGAAATGAAGCTGAGGAAATAGGGAAAATAATAGGAACAATAAAATCAATCACTGACCAAACAAATATGCTAGCATTAAATGCGGCGATAGAAGCTGCGAGAGCAGGAGAGCACGGCAGAGGATTTAGTGTCGTAGCGGAGGAGATTCGAAATCTTGCAGAAAGCAATAGCCAATCAGCCAAAACAATTGAGGATATCGTTAAAAATATTCAGGATATGATTCAGAAGACAATGGCAGCAACTATGGATGTTGGTGGAGATATAAAAAGAAGTTCTACTATGGTTGAAAATGTATATACACAGCTTAATCATATTATTGATGGAGTAAAAAATATAAATAACAGAATTCAAAATATTGCAGCAATCACAGAAGAGCAGAGCGCTTCAACCGAGGAGCTTTCAGCAACGATGGAATCTATCAATGATAGTAATACTGCAATTACATCAGCTATGCAGGAAGTGGCAGCTAGTATATCTACTCAAACAGACACAATTACAGGCTTAAGTACAACGGCTTCAGATCTGAACGAGTCTGCAAAACAGTTAAATGAACTGGTAAGTAAATTTAAATTTAGGGAGAGCTAA
- a CDS encoding GNAT family N-acetyltransferase, translating into MLQHRILNEEEISKVYEEHLIKDFPPEELKPLSLLLSLKKQGIYCCYGLYDNEEFVAYAFFAKPETIDYLLLDYLAVCKNHRSKQYGSKFLKLLQKELKEYQGILFEVESGADAKNEKEKQICERRIAFYLRNGLTKTKINVKLFGVDMILLYLEIQGTPSEKILSESLNHIYDLVFGEETHRREIFCKIVEE; encoded by the coding sequence ATGTTACAACATAGAATTTTAAACGAGGAAGAAATTAGTAAAGTTTATGAGGAGCATTTAATAAAGGATTTTCCGCCCGAAGAATTAAAGCCCTTATCATTACTACTAAGCTTAAAAAAACAAGGAATCTATTGTTGTTATGGTTTGTATGATAATGAGGAATTTGTAGCTTATGCTTTTTTTGCAAAACCTGAAACGATTGATTATTTATTGCTTGATTATCTTGCTGTCTGTAAAAATCATCGTTCCAAACAGTATGGAAGCAAATTCTTGAAATTACTACAAAAGGAATTAAAAGAATACCAAGGAATTCTATTTGAAGTTGAGAGTGGTGCTGATGCAAAGAATGAAAAAGAGAAACAGATTTGTGAACGTAGGATTGCTTTTTATCTGCGAAATGGTCTGACAAAAACCAAAATTAATGTGAAGCTCTTTGGAGTGGATATGATTTTGTTATATTTAGAAATTCAAGGAACACCAAGTGAAAAAATATTAAGCGAATCATTAAATCATATTTATGATCTCGTATTTGGAGAAGAAACACACCGTAGAGAAATTTTTTGTAAGATAGTTGAAGAGTAA
- a CDS encoding metal ABC transporter ATP-binding protein yields the protein MALISCSDTVLAYDEKVVVSNLNFHVREGEYLCIVGENGSGKSTLIKTILGLKTVSSGTITYGDGIRANEIGYLPQQTEIQKDFPALVKEVVLSGGLNGCGLRPFYNKYEKSKARRNMELLNIENLENKCYRELSGGQKQRVLLARALCASKKLLLLDEPVTGLDPNATKDMYDLIEKLNKENHVTVLMVSHDISAAVKYATHILHIGNTPLFYGSKGEYLESEIGRIYTGKAGTLL from the coding sequence ATGGCATTAATTTCGTGTAGTGATACAGTTCTAGCTTATGATGAGAAAGTTGTTGTATCAAATCTTAACTTTCATGTAAGGGAAGGAGAGTATCTTTGTATTGTAGGGGAAAATGGATCTGGGAAATCAACTCTGATTAAGACAATCCTAGGTCTTAAGACGGTATCCTCCGGAACAATAACCTATGGTGATGGAATAAGAGCAAATGAAATAGGATATCTTCCACAGCAAACAGAGATACAGAAGGACTTTCCGGCATTAGTAAAAGAGGTTGTGTTATCAGGGGGTCTTAATGGTTGTGGATTAAGACCATTTTACAATAAATATGAAAAAAGTAAGGCTCGTCGAAATATGGAGTTGTTAAATATTGAGAACTTGGAAAACAAATGTTACAGAGAGCTATCGGGAGGACAAAAGCAAAGAGTATTATTAGCCCGTGCATTATGTGCCAGCAAAAAGTTACTGCTCTTGGACGAACCTGTAACAGGGCTTGATCCCAATGCCACAAAGGATATGTATGATTTGATTGAGAAACTAAACAAAGAAAATCATGTTACAGTATTAATGGTATCTCATGATATTAGTGCTGCTGTAAAGTATGCAACTCATATTCTTCATATCGGAAATACTCCTTTATTTTATGGAAGTAAAGGGGAGTATTTAGAATCAGAGATCGGAAGGATTTATACTGGAAAGGCAGGGACATTATTATGA
- a CDS encoding Fur family transcriptional regulator has translation MNTGKKYNTKQKESILECIKKNSEEYITIQKIYDDLIKKGQKVGLTTIYRNLDKLEADKEIVAINIEGYNGTCYKYLSDKKDNILFYIKCEECGNLIHIKCPELSSLYVHLQEEHHIQINPVKTMFYGRCESCLIGYCGDKS, from the coding sequence ATGAACACAGGTAAAAAATATAATACAAAGCAGAAAGAAAGTATTTTGGAATGTATTAAAAAAAATTCAGAAGAATACATAACAATCCAAAAGATTTATGATGATCTTATTAAAAAAGGTCAAAAGGTTGGCTTGACTACAATATACCGCAATTTAGATAAGCTGGAAGCTGATAAAGAAATTGTAGCAATTAATATTGAGGGTTATAACGGAACTTGTTATAAATATCTTTCTGATAAGAAGGATAACATTCTGTTTTATATTAAATGTGAGGAATGTGGGAACCTCATTCATATAAAATGTCCGGAACTTTCAAGTTTATATGTGCATCTTCAAGAAGAACATCACATTCAAATTAATCCGGTAAAAACGATGTTTTACGGAAGATGTGAATCATGTCTAATTGGCTATTGTGGAGATAAGAGCTAA
- a CDS encoding ABC transporter ATP-binding protein, whose amino-acid sequence MIGKYIKRYKWSYLLGIITLFAVDLLGLLIPEYTGKITDGLKDKTMDFQGVLYMIGLILAVGGLMALGRFLWRIFIFGGARKIEYALRNDMFEHLTTLSTRYFNENKTGDFMAHFTSDLSAIRMALGPAVVTTFDAIIMTIMVVVKMVFYVDLRLTLLACIPMTFIMIGGIYFGSKVEKRFTKKQEAFSNMTDEVQESISGVRVVKAFVQEEKEIVSFSKTNLKNKKANLQVVKLQATVLPLLDLLIGLSSVITLLFGGKLVLDGVITAGKFVAFISYIGMLVWPMIAAGESINLLSQGFASIKRVRTIFMEQPEIVDGPECDNKVTKLLGEIALNHLTFSYKEGNTPVLQDISVKIPKGNTLAILGRTGSGKTTIANLLLRLYDVEDGMITFDRNSIRKIPLHVLREQIAYVPQDNFLFSDTIQTNIAFGVRKLRDIEEEEEKMKLFPSKKERMEAHLESDFMKTESKADGIYQDLDMVQEAAKTACIHDNIMDFPKQYSTMVGERGVTVSGGQKQRSSIARALMKDAPILILDDALSAVDTNTEEQILRNLKENRKDKTTIIIAHRISTIQNADNILVLEEGRVAEYGNHENLLAEQGIYAKLYEKQQLEKQLERE is encoded by the coding sequence ATGATAGGAAAGTACATCAAGAGATATAAGTGGAGTTATCTCCTAGGAATTATAACCTTATTTGCAGTAGACCTGTTGGGGCTGCTAATACCAGAGTATACTGGTAAAATCACCGATGGCCTAAAGGACAAAACGATGGATTTTCAAGGTGTTTTATATATGATAGGTTTGATTCTGGCGGTCGGAGGCTTAATGGCCCTCGGGCGTTTTTTATGGCGTATTTTTATCTTTGGTGGAGCCAGAAAAATAGAGTATGCTCTAAGAAATGATATGTTTGAACACCTTACCACACTTTCTACTCGTTATTTTAACGAAAATAAGACTGGGGACTTTATGGCTCACTTTACCAGTGATCTTTCTGCCATTCGTATGGCGCTTGGTCCAGCAGTAGTTACAACATTTGATGCGATTATAATGACGATAATGGTAGTAGTTAAGATGGTGTTTTACGTTGACCTTCGTTTAACGTTGCTTGCCTGTATTCCAATGACCTTCATTATGATTGGTGGTATTTATTTTGGCAGTAAGGTGGAAAAAAGATTCACGAAGAAGCAAGAGGCTTTTTCAAATATGACAGATGAGGTACAGGAGAGTATTTCTGGAGTAAGAGTAGTAAAAGCATTTGTCCAAGAAGAAAAGGAAATTGTATCTTTTTCTAAGACAAATTTAAAAAATAAAAAAGCAAATCTCCAGGTTGTTAAACTTCAAGCAACCGTGTTACCACTACTTGATTTATTGATTGGTCTTTCGAGTGTTATTACACTTCTTTTTGGTGGTAAACTTGTTCTTGATGGTGTGATTACTGCTGGTAAATTTGTTGCATTTATTTCTTATATAGGAATGCTAGTATGGCCAATGATAGCAGCTGGGGAGAGTATTAACTTGCTTTCTCAGGGGTTTGCATCAATAAAACGAGTACGTACCATTTTTATGGAGCAACCTGAGATTGTAGATGGGCCTGAGTGTGATAATAAAGTTACGAAACTTCTTGGTGAGATAGCTTTAAATCATCTCACATTTTCCTATAAGGAAGGGAATACCCCTGTTCTACAAGATATCTCAGTAAAGATTCCAAAAGGTAATACGCTTGCAATACTTGGTCGTACTGGTAGCGGAAAGACTACAATAGCGAACCTATTACTTCGTTTATACGACGTAGAAGATGGAATGATAACTTTTGATAGAAATAGCATTCGTAAGATTCCGCTTCATGTTTTAAGAGAGCAGATTGCTTATGTACCACAAGATAATTTCTTATTTTCCGATACGATTCAAACCAATATTGCGTTTGGTGTACGAAAACTACGTGACATAGAAGAAGAGGAAGAGAAGATGAAGTTATTCCCTTCAAAAAAGGAACGAATGGAAGCGCACTTAGAAAGTGATTTCATGAAGACAGAGAGTAAGGCAGATGGCATCTATCAGGATTTAGATATGGTACAAGAGGCCGCTAAAACAGCATGTATTCATGATAATATCATGGACTTCCCAAAACAGTATTCAACAATGGTGGGTGAACGAGGAGTAACTGTATCCGGTGGGCAAAAACAACGAAGCTCCATCGCAAGGGCTTTAATGAAGGATGCGCCTATTTTAATCTTAGATGATGCACTTTCTGCGGTTGATACGAATACAGAAGAGCAAATTCTTCGTAATCTGAAAGAAAATCGTAAGGATAAGACAACCATTATTATCGCACATCGTATCTCAACCATTCAGAATGCAGATAACATTTTAGTGCTTGAGGAAGGAAGGGTTGCCGAATATGGCAATCACGAGAATCTGTTAGCAGAACAGGGTATCTATGCTAAACTCTATGAAAAACAGCAGTTAGAAAAACAATTAGAGAGAGAATAA
- a CDS encoding metal ABC transporter substrate-binding protein has protein sequence MKKWNKAWYLLFFFILSVVSLTACNMKNKKEASGTLSIVCTSFPQYDFVKQIIGENPAGIEVTYLLKNGIDLHNYQASAEDMVKIRSSNLFLYIGGESEKWANEVVKQVESTDFHALALINVVQAKEEEIVEGMETEHLEGEDHEGEVQEGVEHKEEYEYDEHVWLSLKNAEVIVNEICEELSNIDSSNSEYYKNNAASYIQELKELDEQFYNFTKKTARDTILVADRFPFRYFVDDYNLRYYAAFVGCSAETEASFETIAFLAKKVEELGLPVVLIIDGSDGSIAKTVIENSKQENASVRTLNSMQSVSMENIASGASYLSIMKENLQILKEALD, from the coding sequence ATGAAAAAATGGAATAAGGCTTGGTACTTACTGTTCTTTTTCATATTGTCAGTGGTATCTTTAACTGCATGCAATATGAAAAATAAGAAAGAAGCCAGTGGAACATTAAGTATCGTTTGTACGAGTTTTCCACAGTATGATTTTGTAAAACAAATTATCGGAGAAAATCCGGCTGGGATAGAAGTAACGTATCTATTAAAGAATGGCATAGATCTTCATAATTATCAGGCCTCTGCAGAGGACATGGTAAAGATCCGATCAAGTAACTTATTTCTTTATATAGGCGGTGAGTCAGAAAAATGGGCGAACGAAGTTGTAAAACAAGTAGAATCCACCGACTTTCATGCGCTTGCACTTATCAATGTAGTACAGGCAAAAGAAGAAGAAATCGTCGAAGGGATGGAAACCGAACATCTTGAAGGAGAAGACCATGAAGGCGAAGTTCAAGAGGGAGTAGAGCATAAGGAAGAATATGAGTATGATGAACATGTATGGCTTTCGTTAAAAAATGCTGAAGTAATCGTAAATGAAATCTGTGAAGAATTAAGTAACATAGATTCGAGTAATTCAGAGTACTACAAAAATAATGCAGCATCTTATATTCAAGAATTAAAGGAACTGGACGAACAATTTTATAATTTTACGAAAAAGACAGCAAGAGATACGATATTAGTGGCAGATAGATTTCCTTTCCGCTATTTTGTTGATGATTACAATCTTCGTTATTATGCTGCTTTTGTCGGTTGCTCGGCTGAAACGGAGGCTAGTTTTGAGACCATAGCATTTTTAGCAAAAAAGGTTGAAGAATTAGGTCTACCAGTTGTACTAATTATTGATGGCTCTGATGGTTCGATTGCAAAGACAGTGATTGAAAATTCAAAGCAGGAGAATGCTTCTGTAAGAACGCTAAATTCGATGCAGTCTGTTTCCATGGAGAATATAGCATCAGGAGCTTCTTATTTGAGCATTATGAAGGAGAATCTTCAAATTTTAAAGGAGGCTCTAGATTAA
- a CDS encoding ABC transporter ATP-binding protein gives MNSKTDLLLVQDLSISFGEKKKKEVVHNITFSINKGEILGVVGESGSGKSVTAHSVLRLLAEGGKISNGSIWFDGVDLTKLPEEEMVKIRGDEISMVFQEPMTSLNPVLTVGVQIEEMLLLHTKKSSEERKASVYEMMDEVGLQNPESLYSKYPHQLSGGMRQRIMIAMAMICKPRLLIADEPTTALDVTIQAKILELLKELNRKHGTTILFISHDLTVVRNLCDRLLVMYDGRIVESGISGELFQNPKEEYTKKLLAAAEIVHDSSLAMDSKDSSVTNRILEVKDLKVYYTENAKKLFQKKQRKEVVKGISLEVMQGESVGIVGESGCGKSTLAKAITNLVNDMEGRIILREEKPQMVFQDPYGSLNPCKRIGWLLEEPLKLQKVLSKQEREQRVEEILQKVNLPIEYKNRYPRDLSGGQRQRVAIARAMILHPKFVVLDEPVSALDVTVQAQVLTLLKNLKQEFQLSYLFISHDMGVIHSMCDRVCVMYQGEIVESGKTEEVFQNPTHEYTKKLLSSVPK, from the coding sequence ATGAATAGTAAAACAGATCTCTTATTAGTACAAGATCTTAGCATCAGTTTTGGTGAAAAGAAGAAAAAAGAAGTAGTCCATAACATTACTTTCTCCATAAACAAAGGGGAAATTCTAGGCGTTGTGGGAGAATCCGGTTCTGGTAAAAGTGTAACAGCTCACTCAGTCCTTCGCTTATTAGCGGAAGGTGGTAAAATATCAAACGGTTCTATCTGGTTTGATGGGGTAGATTTAACCAAACTACCAGAAGAAGAGATGGTGAAGATTCGAGGGGATGAGATATCAATGGTATTTCAAGAACCGATGACTTCGTTAAATCCGGTATTAACGGTTGGAGTGCAGATAGAGGAGATGCTACTTCTTCACACAAAGAAGTCAAGTGAGGAGCGAAAAGCTTCTGTCTATGAGATGATGGATGAAGTGGGTTTACAAAATCCAGAATCTCTTTATTCGAAATATCCTCATCAGTTGTCTGGTGGTATGAGACAGCGTATTATGATAGCCATGGCAATGATTTGTAAACCTAGATTATTAATTGCAGATGAACCTACGACTGCACTTGATGTTACAATACAAGCCAAGATATTAGAATTATTAAAGGAGCTAAATCGTAAGCACGGAACAACGATACTATTTATATCTCATGATTTAACGGTAGTTAGGAACCTATGTGATAGACTGCTTGTAATGTATGACGGACGGATCGTGGAATCTGGGATAAGCGGAGAACTATTTCAAAATCCGAAAGAGGAGTACACAAAAAAACTACTTGCCGCTGCAGAAATCGTACATGACTCTTCCTTGGCGATGGATTCAAAGGATTCGTCAGTAACGAATCGAATCTTAGAGGTGAAAGATCTCAAGGTTTATTATACGGAAAATGCTAAAAAGTTATTTCAAAAGAAGCAACGGAAAGAAGTTGTGAAGGGAATTTCACTGGAGGTAATGCAAGGAGAAAGCGTTGGAATTGTCGGGGAAAGTGGCTGTGGAAAATCTACCTTAGCAAAAGCTATAACGAACTTAGTCAATGATATGGAGGGACGGATTATTCTTCGGGAAGAAAAACCTCAGATGGTATTTCAAGATCCTTACGGCAGTTTAAATCCTTGCAAACGGATTGGCTGGCTATTGGAAGAACCTCTAAAATTACAAAAAGTATTATCAAAACAAGAAAGAGAACAACGTGTGGAGGAAATCCTACAAAAAGTAAATCTTCCGATCGAGTATAAAAACCGATATCCGAGAGACTTAAGTGGTGGACAACGCCAGCGCGTTGCAATCGCACGAGCAATGATCTTGCATCCGAAATTTGTAGTGCTAGATGAGCCAGTATCCGCTCTTGATGTAACCGTACAGGCTCAAGTCCTTACCTTGTTAAAAAATCTGAAACAGGAATTCCAACTCTCTTATTTATTTATCTCTCATGATATGGGAGTGATACATTCCATGTGTGATCGGGTATGTGTGATGTATCAGGGAGAAATTGTGGAAAGTGGAAAAACCGAAGAGGTCTTTCAAAATCCAACACATGAATATACCAAGAAATTACTTTCTTCTGTACCGAAATAG